The genomic interval TTCGAACATGGAGATCCTAAAGAACTTAAACAGAAGCTTGGAAATACCATGTGTATACTAGGGCTTTTTCCGGTAACGTTGTTACAATATGGTACGAAGGAAGAATGTATTACTAAAGCGAAAGAATTATTGGATGATCTGGCTCCTGGCGGAGGATATATTTTCTCTACCGATAAGGAACTTCTTTCGGCGGCTGATGGCAAGGCGGAAAACATTATTGCAGTAAACAAGTTTGTCATGGAGTACGGTATTTATTAAGGAGTATGGTATTTATTAATAGGAGGTGTTTTAGGGTGGAAGAACAAAAATTGTTGATCTCTTGGAGTGATATCGTTAAACAACATCCGGAGCTCGCAGATAAAGATCCTGCGATGGGTATGA from Dehalobacter sp. carries:
- a CDS encoding uroporphyrinogen decarboxylase; translation: FEHGDPKELKQKLGNTMCILGLFPVTLLQYGTKEECITKAKELLDDLAPGGGYIFSTDKELLSAADGKAENIIAVNKFVMEYGIY